Proteins from a single region of Runella sp. SP2:
- a CDS encoding enolase C-terminal domain-like protein produces the protein MVISAIQVLDRRFDLPNGSGSDATHTDPQYAYAVCVLKTDASLEGIGLAFTLGAGTELVCQAIQFLSEKLVGQEIEALMANFGATYRSLVDSPSYRWLGPHKGVVHLALAAIVNACYDLWAKSRQVPLWKLLLDLSPEELVNTLDLSYLEDELTREQAIQLLKEQYKTRENRNAVLKTGYKGYDTSVGWFNFSDELIVEKTKQALDKGFTALKLKVGSDDPLRDLRRATLIRQTAGDAATIMLDANQKWNVPQALDICQRLGSINPYWIEEPTHPDDVFGHQAIARAIAPFKVATGEHIPNKVIFKNFLQAKAMDFCQVDAVRVGGVSEFLTVSLLAKKFNIPVLPHVGDMGQIHQHLVLFNHIGMGHENLFLEHIPHLRPYFVHPANIVEGYYQVPQEAGSSSDLKP, from the coding sequence ATGGTTATCTCTGCGATTCAGGTACTTGACCGACGTTTTGACCTCCCCAATGGGTCGGGTTCCGATGCAACCCACACCGACCCCCAATATGCCTATGCAGTTTGTGTGTTGAAAACCGATGCCTCTCTGGAAGGAATAGGGTTGGCTTTTACCTTGGGGGCGGGCACTGAGTTGGTTTGCCAAGCCATTCAATTTTTATCCGAAAAACTGGTAGGTCAGGAGATTGAAGCCTTAATGGCCAACTTTGGCGCTACCTATCGCTCGCTGGTTGACTCCCCTTCTTACCGTTGGTTGGGGCCGCACAAAGGCGTTGTTCATTTGGCATTGGCCGCGATTGTCAACGCGTGCTACGACCTTTGGGCCAAATCGCGTCAGGTTCCTCTTTGGAAACTATTGCTGGACTTATCGCCCGAAGAACTCGTAAATACGCTGGATTTAAGCTATTTAGAAGACGAACTTACCCGCGAGCAAGCCATTCAATTGCTCAAAGAACAATACAAAACGAGAGAAAATAGAAATGCTGTCCTGAAAACGGGCTACAAAGGCTACGATACGTCGGTCGGTTGGTTTAATTTTTCGGATGAACTTATCGTTGAAAAAACCAAGCAGGCCCTCGACAAAGGTTTTACGGCCCTTAAACTCAAAGTAGGCTCTGATGACCCCCTCCGTGACCTCCGCCGAGCCACGTTGATTCGGCAAACGGCGGGAGATGCCGCCACCATTATGCTGGATGCCAATCAAAAATGGAATGTACCGCAAGCCTTGGATATTTGTCAGCGGCTGGGCAGTATCAACCCGTATTGGATTGAAGAACCCACCCATCCTGATGATGTTTTTGGGCACCAAGCCATTGCCCGAGCCATCGCCCCTTTTAAAGTGGCCACGGGTGAGCACATTCCCAACAAAGTGATTTTTAAGAACTTTCTGCAAGCCAAAGCCATGGATTTTTGTCAGGTAGATGCCGTGCGCGTAGGAGGTGTTTCGGAGTTTTTGACGGTTAGTTTATTGGCCAAAAAATTCAATATCCCAGTGCTGCCCCACGTCGGAGATATGGGCCAGATTCATCAACATTTGGTGCTTTTTAATCACATCGGAATGGGGCATGAAAACCTGTTTTTAGAGCATATTCCGCATTTACGACCCTACTTTGTGCATCCAGCCAACATCGTTGAAGGCTATTACCAAGTGCCGCAGGAAGCAGGCAGCAGCAGTGATTTGAAACCCTAA
- the fucP gene encoding L-fucose:H+ symporter permease, whose protein sequence is MPKVKNRNQFLVPLLVVMSLMFIWNLSRNINDILIPHLKRACQLTDFQSSLVQSAFFGGYFLLALPVGQYIRRFGYRAGMITGLFMAALGAFLFFPAAETRFYPLFLAALFIMAAGFTFLEVTATPYVSVLGDPEKASGRLSLAAAVGSVGATIGPYLGAVFLLHATDTPETAVQQFSPSQLADYLNAEAQLVKMPYLSLGALFMVLGGMLFFIKMPAIHEEGEENVRLKSIFKFKHTVLGALGVFCYLGAEVGIVSFLIRYAKSLKIEGLGEQKAALFITLFMALVLVGRLAGAYFLQKVNPSKVLMACALGAIALVTVAILSTGYVSIFSLSIVGLCTSVMYPILFTLSIKNLGAYTKTGSSLIIMSIVGGAIVPPLMGLISDMYSIRFAFVLPVLCYAYILYYAQKGHIIR, encoded by the coding sequence ATGCCTAAAGTGAAAAATCGCAATCAATTTCTGGTGCCACTTTTGGTGGTCATGAGCCTGATGTTTATCTGGAATTTAAGCCGAAACATCAACGATATCCTCATTCCACACCTCAAAAGAGCTTGTCAATTGACTGATTTTCAGTCGTCGCTGGTGCAGTCGGCTTTTTTTGGTGGGTATTTTTTGTTGGCGTTACCCGTGGGGCAATACATCCGCCGTTTTGGGTATCGGGCAGGCATGATTACGGGGCTTTTCATGGCTGCATTGGGCGCATTTTTATTTTTCCCAGCGGCCGAAACCCGCTTTTATCCGCTTTTTTTGGCCGCTTTGTTTATCATGGCCGCAGGTTTCACCTTTCTGGAAGTGACCGCCACACCTTATGTCTCGGTTTTGGGTGATCCCGAAAAAGCCTCGGGTCGGCTGAGTTTGGCGGCAGCGGTGGGTTCGGTAGGCGCTACCATCGGCCCCTACCTTGGAGCGGTGTTTTTGCTTCATGCCACTGACACGCCCGAAACGGCGGTTCAGCAATTTAGCCCGAGCCAATTAGCCGATTATCTCAACGCCGAGGCTCAATTGGTCAAAATGCCTTACCTAAGTTTGGGGGCTTTGTTTATGGTATTAGGGGGGATGTTATTTTTTATCAAAATGCCCGCCATTCATGAAGAAGGAGAAGAAAATGTGCGGTTAAAATCCATTTTTAAGTTTAAACATACGGTGCTTGGCGCATTGGGCGTATTTTGTTATTTGGGTGCCGAAGTCGGGATTGTCAGTTTTCTAATTCGTTATGCCAAATCACTGAAAATTGAGGGATTAGGAGAACAGAAAGCCGCGTTGTTTATCACCTTATTTATGGCGTTGGTCTTGGTGGGACGCCTAGCGGGGGCGTATTTTCTGCAAAAAGTAAATCCCTCCAAAGTGTTGATGGCCTGTGCGTTGGGAGCAATCGCTTTAGTGACAGTCGCCATTTTGAGTACTGGTTATGTTTCGATTTTTTCTCTTTCCATCGTGGGGCTTTGCACGTCGGTGATGTACCCCATCTTGTTCACGTTAAGCATCAAAAATTTGGGGGCTTATACCAAAACAGGTTCATCGTTGATTATTATGAGCATTGTAGGGGGAGCCATTGTACCTCCGCTTATGGGACTCATTTCTGATATGTACAGCATTCGCTTTGCCTTTGTGCTACCCGTTTTGTGTTATGCTTACATTTTGTACTACGCCCAAAAAGGTCATATTATCCGATAG
- a CDS encoding alpha-L-fucosidase: protein MKKFFIILCLFAHVKVSGQQLAKPSAVQYKWQEQGRIMFVHFGVATWLGQEYDETGEFDISRINPTQLDTDQWCRVAKSWGAKEIIFVAKHAGSFCWWPTHTTEYCVRNIPWKNGKGDLIKDLAVSCKKAGLNLGIYIYPGDIKWGAGLGSGGITKDPSKQEAYNKIFRQQLTEVLANYGEMLEVWFDGSCKVPVSDILQKYASKAVIFQGSDATIRWPGTESGILHYPVWNSLKGKVLRSGVATQYDDDPDGDVWAPLEADVTLYNHNWFWSPKNEAKRRSVDELMEIYYKSVGHGGTLLLNSNPDTTGLIPAGDVKRYAEFGAEINRRFERPLAEVNNKAAKEAVLSLEKPTKINHLILKEDYRQGHRIRKYEVWGLTKNKWEKLTTGSSIGVTKIDYFDDVAVTAIKLKVIEHKGTPLIRSLAAYYVPGFELPKAEKEAKEYTILQEWDTKDFVNGKGQMSIDLGKYITAPGQYEVSFTNAVSVTGMWVEKAEIIFDKDPNTLQEFIQRKPKENVFFINRTGQIDKGTSSVLKVEMRSDNKSFQNKGFVKIRKR, encoded by the coding sequence ATGAAAAAGTTTTTTATCATCCTTTGCCTATTTGCCCATGTAAAAGTATCGGGTCAACAGTTGGCTAAACCTTCGGCTGTTCAGTACAAATGGCAGGAACAGGGACGCATTATGTTTGTCCACTTTGGGGTGGCAACTTGGCTCGGTCAAGAGTACGACGAAACGGGCGAATTTGACATTTCCCGCATCAACCCTACCCAACTCGACACCGACCAATGGTGCCGTGTGGCTAAATCGTGGGGCGCTAAAGAAATCATTTTTGTGGCCAAACATGCGGGTAGTTTTTGTTGGTGGCCTACCCACACCACCGAGTATTGCGTTAGGAATATTCCGTGGAAAAACGGCAAAGGGGATTTGATAAAAGACTTAGCAGTTTCCTGCAAAAAAGCGGGGTTAAACTTGGGTATTTACATCTACCCTGGCGACATCAAATGGGGCGCGGGGCTTGGAAGCGGAGGAATCACCAAAGACCCTTCCAAACAGGAAGCGTACAACAAAATTTTCAGACAACAACTCACCGAGGTTTTGGCCAATTATGGCGAGATGCTCGAAGTATGGTTTGATGGCTCGTGTAAAGTGCCCGTGAGCGATATTTTACAAAAATATGCTTCCAAAGCGGTCATTTTCCAGGGCTCAGATGCCACCATCCGCTGGCCAGGCACCGAAAGCGGCATCCTTCATTATCCCGTTTGGAATTCCCTCAAAGGAAAGGTTTTAAGGTCGGGGGTAGCAACCCAATACGACGATGACCCCGACGGCGATGTTTGGGCACCTTTGGAGGCCGATGTTACTTTGTACAACCATAATTGGTTTTGGTCGCCCAAAAACGAAGCCAAACGCCGCTCAGTGGATGAGTTGATGGAGATTTATTACAAATCGGTTGGGCACGGAGGTACGTTACTGCTCAATTCTAACCCCGACACAACGGGGCTTATTCCAGCGGGAGATGTAAAAAGGTATGCTGAATTTGGGGCAGAAATCAACCGAAGGTTTGAGCGTCCCTTGGCAGAAGTAAACAACAAAGCCGCGAAAGAAGCGGTCTTGTCGCTCGAAAAACCAACGAAAATCAATCACTTGATTTTGAAGGAAGACTACCGACAAGGCCACAGAATCAGAAAATATGAAGTGTGGGGACTTACCAAAAATAAGTGGGAAAAACTGACCACAGGTAGCTCAATCGGGGTGACTAAAATTGATTATTTCGACGATGTTGCAGTTACGGCGATAAAACTAAAAGTAATCGAACACAAAGGCACTCCCCTGATTCGGAGTTTGGCGGCCTATTACGTGCCAGGTTTTGAACTCCCAAAAGCGGAGAAAGAAGCCAAAGAGTACACCATTTTGCAGGAATGGGATACCAAAGATTTTGTAAACGGTAAAGGCCAAATGAGTATCGACTTAGGAAAGTACATCACCGCACCAGGCCAATACGAAGTGAGTTTTACCAATGCCGTCAGCGTGACGGGGATGTGGGTAGAAAAAGCTGAAATTATTTTTGATAAAGACCCCAACACACTGCAGGAATTTATCCAACGAAAACCCAAAGAGAATGTGTTTTTTATCAACCGAACGGGCCAAATTGATAAAGGCACAAGCTCCGTCCTGAAAGTGGAGATGCGTTCAGACAACAAGTCGTTTCAGAATAAAGGCTTTGTCAAAATCAGAAAACGTTGA
- a CDS encoding AraC family transcriptional regulator, translating into MKATYTLLPDFTTAQKPFVVKQIIRSSFATDFHFHNECQLVYILSGAGTRIIGGTIERFECGDLTFVGPNVPHVWYSEFNAASEHEPAVSVALYINPTTLTEYLKPFVDTKLLEEFFVQSKKGISFSGKKKERIIGYLQDMLESKNMQLLASFLQIMVLLLDPEDMIWLNRTPLLSTFTDKNQNRVSRLMEYIQQNFREDITIEQAASVAGLQLHSFCRFFKNLTYRTFSDFLNEVRIAFACQLLQQTDLPITQVAFESGYSNVSYFNRSFKKIHQRTPREFRAQLSTLR; encoded by the coding sequence ATGAAAGCTACTTACACCCTTTTGCCCGATTTTACTACCGCCCAAAAGCCTTTTGTAGTCAAGCAAATTATACGGTCGTCGTTTGCCACTGACTTCCACTTTCACAATGAATGTCAATTGGTCTATATTTTATCGGGTGCTGGTACTCGGATTATCGGGGGAACCATCGAACGTTTTGAGTGCGGAGATTTAACTTTTGTTGGCCCCAATGTCCCTCACGTATGGTACAGTGAATTTAACGCCGCAAGCGAGCACGAGCCTGCGGTGTCAGTGGCTTTGTACATTAATCCTACTACGTTGACGGAATACCTGAAACCCTTTGTGGACACAAAGTTGTTGGAAGAGTTTTTTGTGCAGTCTAAAAAAGGAATTAGCTTTTCTGGGAAGAAAAAGGAGCGGATTATTGGCTATTTGCAGGACATGTTAGAAAGTAAGAATATGCAGTTGTTGGCCTCTTTCTTACAGATTATGGTGCTTTTGCTTGACCCCGAAGACATGATTTGGCTCAATAGAACCCCGCTGCTTTCTACTTTTACGGATAAAAATCAAAACCGAGTTTCGCGATTGATGGAGTACATTCAGCAGAATTTCAGAGAAGACATTACCATTGAGCAAGCGGCTTCGGTGGCAGGGTTACAATTACATTCGTTTTGTCGTTTTTTCAAAAACCTTACTTACCGCACTTTTTCAGATTTTTTAAACGAAGTACGCATCGCCTTTGCCTGTCAGCTTTTACAACAAACTGACTTACCGATTACGCAAGTAGCTTTCGAGAGTGGTTACAGTAACGTGTCGTATTTCAACCGTTCGTTCAAAAAAATCCACCAACGTACGCCCAGGGAATTTCGGGCACAACTGAGTACTTTACGTTAA
- a CDS encoding L-rhamnose mutarotase, which yields MKTHRTCLALDLKDDDELIAQYEHFHQPEHIWPEIPRGIRAGGIVDMQIYRIGTRLFMIVETEEGIDLTTAFEAIGKMPRQPEWAAFMGGFQQRLVDAKPDEHWAEMKPVFMLNEFS from the coding sequence ATGAAAACACACAGAACTTGTTTGGCGCTCGATTTGAAAGACGACGACGAACTCATTGCTCAATACGAACATTTTCATCAACCTGAGCATATTTGGCCCGAAATTCCCCGAGGAATCAGAGCGGGTGGAATTGTGGACATGCAAATCTATCGCATTGGGACGCGGCTCTTTATGATTGTCGAAACCGAAGAAGGTATTGATCTGACTACGGCGTTTGAAGCTATTGGCAAAATGCCTCGACAACCAGAATGGGCTGCTTTTATGGGGGGCTTTCAACAACGGTTGGTCGATGCGAAACCTGACGAGCACTGGGCTGAAATGAAACCTGTTTTTATGTTAAATGAATTTAGCTGA
- a CDS encoding SDR family NAD(P)-dependent oxidoreductase, with translation MTSLAHKVIFLTGGASGIGEACAEAYVKAGARVLVMDKNETSLNQLMSRLGNEHAGFVGDVQQEADVKSAVETALARFGKIDVIHNNAGIASPSKPLDQTTENEWDSLFSINLKSVYWTTRYGIEALKATKGCILNTSSMVGTMGQENHAAYVATKGGMSALTKAMALDYASFGIRVNAICPAGVWTPMLREWATQQPNPVAIENYLDNIHTLGYCPEGDVIADVAVFLVSEAARFVTGCIMPVSGGAELGYKK, from the coding sequence ATGACCTCATTGGCTCACAAAGTAATTTTTCTCACGGGAGGTGCTTCGGGCATTGGCGAAGCTTGTGCTGAAGCGTATGTAAAGGCGGGTGCTCGGGTTTTGGTGATGGACAAAAACGAGACTTCTTTGAATCAGTTAATGAGCCGTTTAGGCAACGAACACGCTGGTTTTGTGGGAGATGTACAACAGGAAGCGGACGTAAAATCGGCGGTCGAAACGGCCCTTGCTCGGTTTGGGAAAATAGATGTCATTCATAACAATGCTGGGATTGCTAGTCCTTCAAAACCGCTCGACCAAACCACCGAAAACGAATGGGATAGCTTGTTTTCTATCAACCTGAAAAGTGTGTATTGGACGACCCGTTATGGCATCGAAGCCTTGAAAGCGACCAAAGGCTGTATTTTAAACACCTCCAGCATGGTTGGAACGATGGGACAAGAAAATCACGCGGCTTACGTAGCTACCAAAGGTGGCATGAGCGCCCTGACCAAAGCCATGGCCTTGGATTATGCTTCTTTTGGCATTAGGGTCAACGCCATTTGTCCTGCGGGTGTATGGACGCCCATGCTACGAGAATGGGCAACACAACAACCTAATCCAGTGGCCATTGAAAATTATTTGGACAATATTCACACCCTTGGCTACTGTCCCGAAGGCGACGTGATTGCGGACGTGGCGGTGTTTTTGGTTTCTGAGGCCGCTCGGTTTGTAACGGGCTGTATCATGCCCGTGAGTGGAGGAGCAGAGTTGGGTTATAAAAAATAA